ttcTTGATGGTATTTGAATTAaacaaaacatgaaataaattcttgacattacaaaaataaaaaattacaaatcataCTTAGAAAGTAAAAGGCAAAGAATTTGATTTCTATAAAGGTAATAACAACCTAGATTACAAACTAAGAATGAAAAAGATTAATATATACcgataaaactttaaaatatcaaacaaaaaccAATTCAAACCGTaacatatcaaatatttttctcgGTTTGATCTGGTTTTCGATATTTCGTAACTTAGAAAAAGCTTGGagtttcataaatatttttcatatgattttctatTGGTGGTAACTCTATTGTATTAAATTCTATAAGTCCAGATTCAATAATGTAGTCCCATAGATGTTGGTTTGATTCAATGTCATTGTTGCAAGATGGTCCATAAATCAACTCCTTCATCTTATCACAAAGACTTGTAGCCTTAAATTCCATTGGTGAACTTTTATTGATTTGTACCTAAAATAGatcaaatattaaatgttagtttaaaaatatctaGTTTGAGTTTGATTCACAAGAAGTTGACAACTACAACAAATGTTATTCTCATCACATCTATACATTGCGCTTTCATAAtcagatataaaatttaaagacaTATGAGcttctttaaatatattttgactttagACCACTAATTCTATTGAGTCGAATCTGTGTCCAAACATACATTTGTAATATACAAACCTTAGGTTCATGAGAAATTTGTAGTGTAGAGTTTCCATTGAGTTTAAAGCTTGTAGACACAACCTCAACACCTTCTTTATGGCACAATCTAATGATGTTATTAAAAGTGGCTATATTATCAAGGCTATTTATTAAAACCACGACCATGTTTGGGCCCATTTCATGGAATTCAATCTGAGGTGGTGACTTTGTGATTGGGCCGGGCTCATTAGTTTGATTGAGTGATTGGGCCTTATTTGGGCCCATTTTCAATTCTTCCAAGTGCTTCTTGTTCTTCTCTAAATTCATTTTCAAGGTTTCAATGTGTTTCACTGCTGCATCTATTTGATCAGGCACTGTCATTGTTGTTTCCTGCAACAAGCAAAATTGTATTAGAAGAAGTATATAAAACGCAGAGACGGATTCAGGAATTTGAAGTTTATCTGTTTTGAATTGTAGTTCTTTTGTATCATTGTATACACAAAATCGAATCGAAGTTACTGAAATATATAAGCAGAGGCGGATTCAGGAGCTTGCATGCATGCATGCACAAATGATATAAGTTAGCTAAGAGCATGTGATCATTAATCCTATGGGAAAAGGAGAACAACAATTGGATATATGCGATGTAGAGGCggatttaagatttaaatattcatatgGAGATACATATGATATTTTCGAgccaaaaaaaataactttgagGACATTTTTGATCTAATAGACGATAATTACGAAAGCATAATAACTAACCTTAGAGGTAGATGAATGAGTAGGGAGCATGGAATGAAGCTGATTACATAAATTCTTCATATGATTCCTTCTATTTTTCTCCACATATTTCCTTTCCAATTTTGGAGCTAATTTAGACTTCAAGTGtctttccattttattttttttttctgtttgagTACTATTTTAGAAACTATAAGTTATTTGTTATAAATTGTATAACTCcttatagaaatatatatatataccacaaAGGTAATCAATCAATCCCTTGGGGTCAACAAGAACATGTTGTagacataaaaattattagtgATGTTGAAATTAGTGCGTCATATTTAATTCTCAGATGCGTCgaattcagaatttaaaatttataagtttcTATAACGACTAGCGATTCAAATGAATATAAGTCGGACGTGGTTATGAAACTTGAAACACGTGTGTACTTTAGTCtcaagtttttctttattttgctcttcttttattttttggtcaTATTTCTTTTGTGGGGGAGCTGGAACAGTAGAGATATTACATCAAAAATagttgatattgttgaatttaCATTTATATCACGCGTATAAAATCATTGAATTATTATAGGAATTAACTACTTTCTAGTGAGTGTTGAAAACAACATTTTTGTTTTACGAGAAGAAGGGCGATCGACGTGCATTTTTGTAAGAGGTTGTTATTACACTTCGTATATGAAGCAGTAGTGGCAGAGCCAGGGATTTCACTAAgagtatttaaaaatatcagTTTGTTATGTTAAGAGTattcaaaatatgttatttattcatttcgtgtatcattttatttatgtacgtagtattttttttctgatGAATGATATCCAATTAGACATCCTTACCACCGTATGGCTACGACACTGACAACCAATGGAGGATTCAGGATTGAACATCTACCACGAGAGCTTTTGTATTCCCTTAACCACTAAGCCAACTCTTTATCTTGTGCCGACAGGTGTCAACATCAAAATATATCgagataaatcaaaatttaccCTATCTATGCGACATACTTTTCTGACAACGGAATATCGCTTGACACCCTTTGGACAAAGATAGCTCCGTCCCTGCGTAGATATAACCTCCTGGTCACATGACATGTTACTAGCTAGTTACaccaatattattattattattattattgttgttgttattattattctttttacaaatagccaaaaaaaaaaaaaggatcagCTAGAGTGGAAGCTTATGGGAGGGAAAATTGTTGGGGTCATTTGGTTGCCGTACGAAGTGAATTATAGAGTAAATTTgaacatgaaatttataattttttcataaaatttacatatttgaaattatgtaaaaattattgttataataattgacaagctaaaatatataacaagcttattaaaaaaaaattatttgactttcaaaattgaaagataCCACTTAAATTAGAATTGAACAAGTACAACGTTTGATAGCGTTTTAGTCATTCAGATAAAAATTTAACACGCCAAGTTATCTAATGTGTGATACTATTTACAAACCCGCATAATTAGAACATGTACAAATTATATCAACAACCGAACGatccaaagaaaaatattttctttagaaaaataaataattttctcacTTAATATTTCTTGTGTTTTAACCTTACGATATTATCCTAATGAATCTTACTAAAATGTTTCTCGTATATCTTACTATTTgactttgataaaaaaaattgatacatattatattataataatatacataaaacaaatattaatatggttcatcaaataattttagaatacaTATAATAGATCGATActgattataataatataaaataaatattactaatataGTTCATCAAATTAAAGGTAACATGCCCTCTATGGAGAATTCCAATGATTCAATAAAAATGCATAAATTTTTTAGTCTTTAGTCTGCATTTAAAATGCCTCATATCTCTTTTCTCAAGGTAATTATATTAAGTAGGACCCATGGTTTATCTTTGAATTTGACCaacaaattatgaaaaatatttttatcttatacaaaattaaacacactCTACACACCATTAAAAGATGTATTTGATGAATATCACAAAGAGTTTATACCTATATAAATAAGTTAAGTTTCTTTTGTAAAGACTTCTTAGccttatgatttattttttaaaaaaataattcatttggTTAGAgtcttttattatatatgaatagtACATTGCAGTATATATTAAGAGGGGACACTCTCAACAGAACTTTCTCCATATCTACAGCTCGAACCTGAAACCTTCATTTTAACCTTATGAATCTGAATTCATGTGTCATAACAGGTCTAACAATAACGTTGTggaacataaaatatatatataagggagtagttacatttaatataaaaaatggtcaaatataTCCTTATACTATAGAAATTagtttaattgtattttttattatattttctatttaaatataCTCTTCACGTTATACTTTGATACAAATATAACCGAGGCCGCCGACGTATAGTCAAAAAGCCACCTCGTGGTCTAGTGCAAGTGATATCTAtggatttaatttaaatttctacTAAGAAATTCAATACCTTTGAATTAATTTCTATCAAAATTGACAGAGATATTTAGGATGTCAACAGTAATATATCAATTTCTCTATAAGGGTCCAGTCCTTTTATAAATTGACTTGGCAACAACGACTATTGATTTAATTAGAAAATGGTCAAATAAAAAGTTACCTTTATTTTGGGGCAAAAACTATGctttaaaaatttcaataaataaaaaatagcatTTACGACTCAATTTATTAGTTGGGTCTCTCCCTATTTTAGATTGTGACACTACTAAAATacttactattttttaattcaaagttctcgttaaaaagtatttttctatatattttgattgaattactggaaaaaaataataataatatttttacataaataatcaaaaagcGTTTCgatgttatttaaaaaaaaaatctattttctatCATGTGTTTCTCTAATAAGCTGATTCATAAAAATGAGTCGATTTTTCATCATCATATGATTAGCCTAAGAATGATTCCCAATAATACAAAACAAATATCAAACCCATATATAGGTAAAGGAATACGTAAAGGCTCCATATATATTTGGCCAGTCATTTTCTCGTAGAAAAAAATTTAGGACTATATAAATGGTGACTCAtttccttttaacttaattaacattTATTACGTGGTTCAAGGGGCTTTGAGAATTTCGGTTAGATGAGATAACTTGTGGGACATAAGTGATACGTTGTCATTTGTGTGAACCTCTTTATATTTCGAGTGAATAGGGTGAGAGGTTATTCCTCTCGATactttgtactctcatatttatacgGTGATTACTCATCTCTTTTATAGATGTTGGTCGAGTAACTAAATTACGTTATATTTGTGTTATGATATATTTCTCATCTGTCTTTATACTCGTGATACGTATTTCAAGATTTGCTTTTATTAGCTTTCACATTGACCTAATTACTTCGATCGTAATCGGGTTTTGTTACAAAATGATGATATTATGAAAGATTACATTGAGTTTTGGGCAAAGAAACATAACATGGGAACTTGCTCATTACTAATAGATTCTTTTGATAATTTATCGATAAATAAAATTGACGAAGAATATAGTTGTTTAGCTATCAAATTTATTGGCtgcaatttatattttattaatagtgATTGCACAACCATGTTCTATGGTCcccattttaaataaattttatatcaaatttaaatcttgaactataaaaaaatatatatagggGTCATTGTTTTCGTTTTAAGATTGAgatgtttaaatttaaatacacatttaaatatttagacagtatattcaaatctaaaaaatgaacaattaagaatatttattttactaatatcataatattcaatttatctttattaataaatatagaaataatataaattaatagttacAAATTATTAGGTTGTTAGATTGTGGTATTTAATGATGGTGACCAGTACCATGAATATTTATCTTCACCGCctacttgtttatatttctcatttatttttatttgtctattatattaaaaatattattttttaatatttacttATCTACTTGAACATAAATTTTACCGTTAGATTAACTATTTAATCCCTAAATTATTCCAATTCAAATAAATTGATcactaattaaaatatgaatattatgataGAATGTGTacttcatttataatttttttaaaaaagagagcatgcaaaatctataataaaaaataaaaaataaatttgtatcattttatatataatccAATATGAGAAAACTGCTGCTAATTCAAATGGATTGACTTGGATTAATGCAACGACTATGGACTTATATTACAAATGAATTTGatggaaaaatatatatatttatcaaacatTACGTTAGATTTTGgagaaagaaatatatattaatcgttaattattatcatatttttatcttcaaaGATGATCGCAACTATTATAACTGTCTACCACCACAACTGAAGCCATTTGAATAAGTGAGACTTTTCCAATATATAAATTTGCATGAAACatcaagcaaaaataaaaacctGGCTTGATGTTCCCTTTGttgacaatttttaaaatttttaactttttacttgACATGTTTAAGCTTAAGATCACAAGATCGACATATATTTAGTTCAAAAGaataagattcaaaagtcttgtttttttttttaaaaaaaaaattaaaataaaataaaacaagtaaattaaaatgcagtgagtatataaattaaaatttgattaattatagAAATAAATGCATTTATTATTCATCgacttgttttttttgttatcgaACAACGCGCATAACTTCTCATTTGATTATTTATGGATCTAAATTTATTATATGCAAACGATCAACACGCTTTATTTATCATTTGATTGATTAAGAACTAAATTcattattaaaacaaatttattttaattaaagtgtattttatatgtatgaataatctagtttcttttattttatagcGCGTTTATGTCTCATTTTATTAACAATAAAACTACATTAATATACGTACaatataatcaaaaaaatttaatgaataacgCGCTTCACTTCTCTCATTTTGCTGCAAAGCCCCATGGACCTACTACctcttaaaaattatattatgaaaataataagggaaactttcatatatagccacttaaaaataattaattactctccatagatataatttgataattacaatctgtagctacatgttatatggaggagagaggcgtgcgagactgggagagggaggaggaaaagagagggagaaaggtgaattatatatgtatgttggttagataattgtatattatatatatatatatttgtatatatagcaAGAGAGATTAGGAtgatggaggagagaggcgagcgggagagggcagagagtgggaga
The sequence above is a segment of the Solanum lycopersicum chromosome 10, SLM_r2.1 genome. Coding sequences within it:
- the LOC101265482 gene encoding transcription factor bHLH162-like, whose translation is MERHLKSKLAPKLERKYVEKNRRNHMKNLCNQLHSMLPTHSSTSKETTMTVPDQIDAAVKHIETLKMNLEKNKKHLEELKMGPNKAQSLNQTNEPGPITKSPPQIEFHEMGPNMVVVLINSLDNIATFNNIIRLCHKEGVEVVSTSFKLNGNSTLQISHEPKVQINKSSPMEFKATSLCDKMKELIYGPSCNNDIESNQHLWDYIIESGLIEFNTIELPPIENHMKNIYETPSFF